One genomic region from Burkholderia latens encodes:
- a CDS encoding Rap1a/Tai family immunity protein, translated as MLRAMFCAAAFAVPLSAAAFTGADLDRLCAKTDVKSRASCAAYIEGAADGVYNTIDAIGGTTGPRVGQYFCLPPDIRAQQMTDAVRKYIAENPKLADYNASTAVSLGLGKAFPCRGGS; from the coding sequence ATGTTGCGGGCTATGTTTTGTGCCGCGGCGTTTGCCGTGCCGTTGTCGGCAGCGGCTTTCACGGGCGCGGATCTCGACCGGCTGTGCGCGAAGACGGACGTCAAGTCGCGGGCGTCGTGCGCGGCCTACATCGAAGGCGCCGCCGATGGCGTCTACAACACCATCGACGCGATCGGCGGTACCACCGGGCCGCGCGTCGGGCAGTATTTCTGCCTGCCGCCCGACATCCGGGCGCAGCAGATGACCGACGCGGTGCGCAAGTACATCGCGGAGAACCCGAAGCTGGCCGACTACAACGCGAGCACCGCGGTGTCGCTCGGTCTCGGCAAGGCGTTTCCATGCAGGGGCGGCAGCTGA
- a CDS encoding AAA family ATPase produces MTALKTLAIANYRSLRELIVPLAALTVVTGPNGSGKSSVYRALRLLADTAQGRVIPSLAREGGLPSTLWAGPERFSRAMLSGDVPVTGTVRNGPVSLKLGFAGDDFGYAIDLGLPVKNGASMFCLDPVVKRECIWSGALLRPSTLLVDRHGAQIRARTGSGEWHTVPQPVASFDSMMTEFADPVGAPEMIAVRERIRSWRFYDHFRTDAQAPARQSHIGTHTPVLADDGADLAAALQTIREIGDAGALDAAIDDAFPGASIDIDNPGGRGRLDVLMRQPGLLRPLSAAELSDGTLRYLLLAAALLTPRPPALMVLNEPETSLHPDLLPALGRLVAQAARRSQVLVVSHAARLIATLEREAGCESLVLDKQLGATVLVDADARDLPPWKWPSR; encoded by the coding sequence ATGACCGCGCTGAAGACGCTTGCCATCGCCAATTACCGCTCGCTGCGCGAGCTCATCGTGCCGCTCGCGGCGCTGACCGTCGTCACCGGGCCGAACGGCAGCGGCAAGTCGAGCGTGTATCGCGCACTGCGGCTGCTCGCCGACACCGCGCAGGGCCGCGTGATTCCGTCGCTCGCGCGCGAAGGCGGGCTGCCGTCGACGCTATGGGCCGGCCCCGAGCGCTTTTCACGTGCGATGCTGAGCGGCGACGTGCCGGTGACCGGCACCGTGCGCAACGGGCCCGTGAGCCTGAAGCTGGGTTTCGCGGGCGACGATTTCGGCTACGCGATCGATCTCGGTCTGCCGGTGAAGAACGGTGCATCGATGTTTTGTCTGGACCCCGTCGTGAAGCGCGAATGCATCTGGAGCGGCGCGCTGCTGCGGCCGTCGACGCTGCTGGTCGACCGCCACGGCGCGCAGATTCGCGCGCGTACCGGCTCCGGCGAGTGGCATACGGTGCCGCAGCCGGTCGCCAGCTTCGACAGCATGATGACGGAATTCGCCGACCCGGTCGGCGCGCCGGAGATGATCGCGGTGCGCGAGCGGATCCGTTCGTGGCGCTTCTACGATCATTTCCGGACCGACGCGCAAGCGCCGGCCAGGCAGTCGCACATCGGCACGCATACGCCCGTGCTTGCGGACGACGGCGCGGACCTGGCTGCCGCGCTGCAGACGATCCGCGAGATCGGCGACGCCGGCGCGCTCGACGCGGCGATCGACGACGCGTTCCCCGGTGCATCGATCGACATCGACAATCCGGGCGGGCGCGGCCGCCTCGACGTGCTGATGCGGCAGCCGGGGCTGTTGCGGCCGCTGTCGGCCGCCGAGTTGTCGGACGGCACGCTGCGCTACCTGCTGCTTGCGGCCGCGCTGCTGACGCCGCGGCCCCCCGCGCTGATGGTGCTGAACGAACCGGAAACGAGCCTGCATCCGGATCTGCTGCCGGCGCTCGGCCGGCTCGTCGCGCAGGCGGCCCGGCGTTCGCAGGTGCTGGTCGTGTCGCATGCGGCCCGGCTCATCGCGACGCTCGAACGCGAGGCCGGCTGCGAGTCGCTGGTGCTCGACAAGCAATTGGGCGCGACTGTGCTCGTCGATGCGGACGCGCGCGACCTGCCGCCGTGGAAATGGCCGTCGCGCTGA
- the tmk gene encoding dTMP kinase, with translation MASGKFITFEGIDGAGKTTHLQWFGERLQAKLAAVGRQVVVTREPGGTQLGEKLREILLNQPMDLETEALLMFAARREHLALVIEPALARGDWVVSDRFTDATFAYQGGGRGLPRDKLEALERWVQGGFQPDLTVLFDVAPQVASERRGAARMPDKFESESDAFFSRTRTEYLRRAQEAPHRFAIVDATQTISDIRRQLERVLAAL, from the coding sequence ATGGCGAGCGGTAAATTCATCACGTTCGAGGGCATCGACGGGGCGGGGAAGACCACCCATCTGCAATGGTTCGGCGAACGTCTTCAGGCGAAGCTCGCCGCGGTCGGCCGGCAGGTCGTCGTCACCCGTGAGCCGGGCGGCACGCAGCTCGGCGAGAAACTGCGCGAGATTCTGCTGAACCAGCCGATGGATCTCGAGACCGAAGCGCTGCTGATGTTCGCCGCGCGCCGCGAGCACCTCGCGCTCGTGATCGAGCCGGCACTCGCGCGCGGCGACTGGGTCGTGTCCGATCGCTTCACCGACGCGACGTTCGCCTACCAGGGCGGCGGCCGCGGGTTGCCGCGCGACAAGCTCGAAGCGCTCGAGCGCTGGGTGCAGGGCGGTTTCCAGCCCGACCTGACGGTACTGTTCGACGTCGCGCCGCAGGTCGCGAGCGAGCGCCGGGGCGCCGCGCGCATGCCCGACAAGTTCGAAAGCGAGTCGGACGCGTTCTTCTCGCGCACCCGCACCGAATACCTGCGGCGCGCGCAAGAGGCGCCGCACCGCTTCGCGATCGTCGACGCGACGCAGACGATCTCCGACATTCGCCGGCAGCTCGAGCGCGTGCTGGCCGCGCTGTAA
- a CDS encoding 2-hydroxy-3-oxopropionate reductase, producing the protein MATIGFIGLGIMGAHMARNLLKGDHQLVVNGAFPIPDDLRASAKVVANSTEVAQHADVIISMVPDTPDVRNVLFADDGVAKGLTAGKLVIDMSSISPLDTQEFAKQINALGCDYLDAPVSGGEVGAREATLTIMVGGPEKAFERAKPLFEKMGKNITLVGDNGAGQTCKVANQIIVALNIEAVGEALLFAARSGADPERVRQALMGGFAASRILEVHGARMTKRTFDPGFRIELHQKDLNLALDGARKLGLALPHTASAQQLFSVCVSHGGKAWDHSALVRALEIMSNFEIGQTPAA; encoded by the coding sequence ATGGCAACCATCGGTTTCATCGGCCTCGGCATCATGGGCGCGCACATGGCGCGCAACCTGCTCAAGGGCGATCATCAGCTCGTCGTGAACGGTGCGTTCCCGATCCCCGACGACCTGCGCGCAAGCGCGAAGGTCGTCGCCAACTCGACCGAAGTCGCGCAGCACGCGGACGTCATCATCTCGATGGTGCCCGACACGCCGGACGTGCGTAACGTGCTGTTCGCCGACGACGGCGTCGCGAAGGGCCTCACGGCCGGCAAGCTCGTGATCGACATGAGCTCGATCTCGCCGCTCGACACGCAGGAATTCGCGAAGCAGATCAACGCGCTCGGCTGCGACTATCTCGACGCGCCGGTGTCCGGCGGCGAAGTGGGTGCGCGCGAGGCGACGCTGACGATCATGGTCGGCGGCCCGGAGAAGGCGTTCGAACGCGCGAAGCCGCTGTTCGAAAAGATGGGCAAGAACATCACGCTCGTCGGCGACAACGGCGCAGGTCAGACCTGCAAGGTCGCGAACCAGATCATCGTCGCGCTGAACATCGAGGCCGTCGGCGAAGCATTGCTGTTCGCCGCCCGCTCGGGCGCCGATCCGGAGCGCGTGCGCCAGGCGCTGATGGGCGGCTTCGCCGCGTCGCGCATCCTCGAAGTGCACGGTGCACGCATGACGAAGCGCACGTTCGACCCGGGCTTCCGCATCGAGCTGCACCAGAAGGACCTGAATCTCGCGCTCGACGGCGCGCGCAAGCTTGGCCTCGCACTGCCGCACACGGCCAGCGCGCAGCAGCTGTTCAGCGTGTGCGTATCGCACGGCGGCAAGGCATGGGATCACTCGGCGCTCGTGCGTGCGCTGGAGATCATGTCGAACTTCGAGATCGGCCAGACGCCGGCCGCGTAA
- a CDS encoding mechanosensitive ion channel family protein translates to MISIEEFQRIADAPLHTWLGTLVVSILVVLAVVLVHRLGARIVKRIAQPYPLMSVILRYIDKPSLVTLALLALEFLWTQADEGMSFVRGMRSAAAVGSIVSLTWLLVRLVAGVGDAIIQAHPMDTANNLHARRIHTQAKVLVRTVMVLIVIIGTGGALMTFPNVRQIGASLLASAGVAGLVAGIAARPVLGNLIAGLQIALTQPIRIDDVVVIQGEWGRIEEITGSFVSVRLWDQRRLVVPLQWIIENPFANWTRNSSEIIGTVFLSVDYRTPLAPLREELARLVHAAPEWDGRVQVLQVTDATERTMQLRALVSAADSSSCWDLRCRVREGLIAYLQTRYPQCLPRSRMELYPHESAPGEPNPERPHARQPAASTAANTAADPKVTEGR, encoded by the coding sequence ATGATTTCAATCGAGGAATTCCAGCGCATCGCCGATGCGCCGTTGCATACGTGGCTCGGCACGCTCGTCGTGTCGATTCTTGTGGTGCTTGCGGTCGTGCTCGTGCACCGGCTCGGCGCACGCATCGTCAAGCGCATCGCGCAGCCGTATCCGTTGATGAGCGTGATCCTGCGCTACATCGACAAACCGTCGCTCGTCACGCTCGCGCTGCTCGCCCTCGAGTTCCTGTGGACTCAGGCGGACGAAGGCATGTCGTTCGTGCGCGGGATGCGCAGCGCGGCCGCGGTCGGCTCGATCGTGTCGCTGACCTGGCTGCTGGTGCGGCTCGTGGCCGGCGTCGGCGACGCGATCATCCAGGCCCATCCGATGGATACGGCCAACAATCTCCACGCGCGGCGCATCCACACGCAGGCGAAGGTGCTCGTGCGCACGGTGATGGTGCTGATCGTGATCATCGGCACGGGCGGCGCGCTGATGACGTTTCCGAACGTGCGTCAGATCGGCGCGAGCCTGCTGGCGTCGGCCGGCGTTGCCGGTCTTGTCGCCGGTATCGCCGCGCGGCCGGTGCTCGGCAACCTGATCGCGGGGCTGCAGATCGCGCTCACCCAGCCGATCCGGATCGACGACGTCGTCGTGATCCAGGGCGAGTGGGGCCGTATCGAAGAAATCACCGGTTCGTTCGTGTCGGTACGGCTGTGGGATCAGCGCCGGCTCGTCGTCCCGCTGCAGTGGATCATCGAGAACCCGTTCGCGAACTGGACCCGCAATAGTTCGGAGATCATCGGCACGGTATTCCTGTCGGTCGACTACCGCACGCCGCTCGCGCCGCTGCGCGAGGAGCTCGCGCGGCTCGTCCACGCGGCGCCCGAATGGGACGGCCGCGTGCAGGTGCTGCAGGTGACCGACGCGACCGAGCGCACGATGCAGCTGCGCGCGCTGGTCAGCGCGGCCGATTCGTCGTCATGCTGGGACTTGCGCTGCCGCGTGCGCGAAGGCTTGATCGCGTACCTGCAAACGCGCTATCCGCAATGCCTGCCGCGCAGCCGCATGGAGCTGTATCCGCATGAGTCGGCGCCCGGCGAACCGAATCCTGAACGCCCGCATGCGCGGCAGCCGGCCGCCAGCACCGCGGCCAACACGGCGGCCGATCCGAAAGTCACCGAAGGCCGCTGA
- a CDS encoding glycosyltransferase family 4 protein, with protein MRIAQIAPLTESVPPKLYGGTERVVSYITEALVDLGHDVTLFASGDSTTRAKLEPVWPRALRLDSSIRDRVAPHMLLMETVARRAKDFDVLHFHMDYYSFSVFGRQETPFVTTLHGRLDLPEQQPVFDTFNTAPVISISNSQRQPLPQAKWQTTVYHGLPDTMYMPQPAEPRYLAFLGRISPEKRVDTAIRIARQCGLPIRIAAKIDAADEEYFEREIKPLFALPHVEFIGEIADHQKAEFLSGAHALLFPIDWPEPFGLVMIEAMSCGTPVIAFNRGAVPEVVDEGVSGFIVEDEISAVAAVNRLHLLPRARVRQRFEERFTSRRMAQQYVDVYQSLIRAQKRARFKVIDSTT; from the coding sequence ATGAGAATTGCGCAGATCGCCCCGCTGACCGAATCCGTGCCGCCGAAGCTGTACGGCGGCACGGAACGCGTCGTCTCCTACATCACCGAGGCGCTCGTCGATCTCGGCCATGACGTGACGCTGTTCGCGAGCGGCGATTCGACTACCCGCGCGAAGCTCGAGCCGGTATGGCCGCGCGCACTGCGCCTCGACTCGTCGATCCGCGACCGGGTCGCGCCGCACATGCTGCTGATGGAGACTGTCGCGCGCCGCGCGAAGGATTTCGACGTGCTCCATTTCCACATGGACTACTACTCGTTTTCGGTGTTCGGCCGCCAGGAAACGCCGTTCGTGACGACGTTGCACGGCCGGCTCGACCTGCCCGAGCAGCAGCCGGTGTTCGATACGTTCAATACCGCGCCGGTGATCTCGATCTCGAATTCACAGCGCCAGCCGCTGCCGCAGGCGAAATGGCAGACGACCGTCTATCACGGGCTGCCCGACACGATGTACATGCCGCAGCCGGCGGAGCCGCGCTATCTCGCGTTTCTCGGCCGAATCTCGCCGGAAAAGCGTGTCGACACCGCGATCCGCATCGCACGCCAATGCGGGTTGCCGATCCGGATCGCCGCGAAGATCGACGCGGCCGACGAGGAGTACTTCGAGCGCGAGATCAAGCCGCTGTTCGCGCTGCCGCACGTCGAGTTCATCGGCGAGATCGCCGATCACCAGAAGGCCGAATTCCTGTCGGGCGCGCATGCGCTCCTGTTTCCGATCGACTGGCCGGAACCGTTCGGGCTGGTGATGATCGAGGCGATGTCGTGCGGCACGCCGGTGATCGCGTTCAATCGCGGCGCGGTGCCGGAAGTGGTGGACGAGGGCGTGTCGGGTTTCATCGTCGAGGACGAGATCAGCGCGGTGGCCGCCGTGAACCGGCTGCACCTGCTGCCGCGAGCGCGCGTGCGCCAGCGCTTCGAGGAGCGCTTTACGTCGCGCCGGATGGCGCAGCAGTACGTCGACGTGTATCAGTCGCTGATTCGCGCGCAGAAGCGCGCACGCTTCAAGGTGATCGATTCGACGACCTGA
- a CDS encoding asparaginase translates to MNTPNSASPSPAPALPRIAVLATGGTIAGAAPDAASTAGYQAGALGVNFLLDAVPALASVARVDAEQVASIDSKDLALSLWNTLAARIDALMSDPAIDGIVITHGTDTLEETAYALHLVVKGDKPVVLTAAMRPATALSSDGPLNLLNAVSVAAHPAARGQGVLIAFNNRIHGARDVVKTSTYAVDAFQSPELGALGWVQDGRVEFARRVTRARDGQLAIAAEWPPVEVVASYAGVTRTAVDALVAAGVRGLVVAGTGNGSIHATLQAALADAVKAGVAVVRASRVGSGHVMRNGAANDDALGFVSAGSLSPFKARVLLMLALANGIRERDALQRAFDTL, encoded by the coding sequence ATGAATACTCCGAACTCCGCATCCCCTTCGCCCGCGCCGGCTCTGCCGCGCATCGCCGTACTTGCCACCGGCGGCACGATCGCCGGCGCCGCACCGGACGCCGCCAGCACGGCCGGTTATCAGGCCGGCGCGCTCGGCGTCAATTTCCTGCTCGACGCGGTGCCGGCGCTCGCGTCGGTTGCGCGCGTCGACGCCGAGCAGGTCGCGAGCATCGACAGCAAGGATCTCGCCTTGTCGTTGTGGAATACGCTCGCAGCACGCATCGACGCCCTGATGTCCGATCCGGCGATCGACGGCATCGTGATCACTCACGGCACCGATACGCTCGAGGAAACCGCATATGCGTTGCATCTGGTCGTGAAGGGCGACAAGCCGGTCGTGCTGACGGCCGCGATGCGGCCGGCCACCGCGTTGTCGTCCGACGGGCCGTTGAACCTGCTGAACGCGGTGAGCGTCGCCGCGCACCCGGCCGCGCGCGGGCAGGGCGTGCTCATCGCGTTCAACAACCGGATCCACGGCGCGCGCGACGTCGTGAAAACGAGTACCTACGCCGTCGACGCATTCCAGTCGCCGGAACTGGGCGCGCTCGGCTGGGTGCAGGACGGCCGCGTCGAATTCGCGCGCCGCGTCACGCGTGCGCGCGACGGGCAACTCGCGATCGCGGCCGAGTGGCCGCCGGTCGAAGTCGTTGCGAGCTATGCAGGTGTCACGCGCACGGCCGTCGACGCGCTCGTCGCGGCCGGCGTGCGCGGTCTGGTCGTTGCGGGCACCGGCAACGGGTCGATCCACGCGACGCTGCAGGCGGCGCTTGCCGATGCGGTGAAGGCGGGCGTTGCCGTGGTGCGCGCGTCGCGCGTCGGCTCGGGTCACGTGATGCGCAACGGTGCGGCCAACGACGATGCGCTCGGCTTCGTGAGCGCCGGGTCGCTCAGCCCGTTCAAGGCGCGCGTGCTGCTGATGCTCGCGCTCGCGAACGGCATTCGCGAACGCGACGCGCTGCAGCGCGCATTCGACACGCTGTGA
- a CDS encoding ankyrin repeat domain-containing protein produces MTKPTTTLPKRALVAAALVASGLFAAAGAHAESLDAIVKAVKFDDIDDIGKQLKSGKLDPNTLAPNGDPLLVIAAREKSDKVAAALATTPNVDLEKEDKAGENALMLASLNGDVGLVKLLIDKGAEVSKKGWAPLHYAATNGQDEVVKILLDHDAYIDTASPNGTTPLMMAARGNHASTVNLLLDQGADPQVKNQLGITALEFAKHYKAPDAIDILSKRTVRIGASAPADAQKSAK; encoded by the coding sequence ATGACGAAGCCGACCACAACCCTGCCCAAGCGCGCACTCGTTGCCGCCGCCCTCGTCGCGAGCGGCCTGTTTGCCGCCGCCGGCGCGCATGCCGAGTCGCTCGACGCGATCGTGAAGGCGGTCAAGTTCGACGACATCGACGACATCGGCAAGCAGCTCAAGAGCGGCAAGCTCGACCCGAACACGCTCGCGCCGAACGGCGATCCGTTGCTCGTGATCGCCGCGCGCGAGAAGTCCGACAAGGTTGCCGCCGCGCTCGCGACGACGCCGAACGTCGATCTCGAGAAGGAAGACAAGGCCGGCGAGAACGCACTGATGCTCGCGTCGCTGAACGGCGACGTCGGGCTCGTGAAACTGCTGATCGACAAGGGCGCGGAAGTCAGCAAGAAGGGCTGGGCGCCGCTGCACTACGCGGCCACCAATGGTCAGGACGAGGTCGTCAAGATCCTGCTCGACCACGACGCGTATATCGACACCGCGTCGCCGAACGGCACGACGCCGCTGATGATGGCCGCGCGCGGCAACCATGCGTCGACGGTCAATCTGCTGCTTGACCAGGGTGCCGATCCGCAGGTGAAGAACCAGCTCGGGATCACCGCGCTCGAGTTCGCCAAGCACTACAAGGCGCCCGATGCGATCGACATCCTGAGCAAGCGGACGGTGCGCATCGGTGCATCTGCGCCGGCAGATGCCCAAAAGAGTGCAAAATGA
- a CDS encoding DNA polymerase III subunit delta': MIYPWQTDDWNRLQQLRAQWPHALLLHGQAGIGKLQFAQHLAQGFLCEAPRPNGEPCGACAACTWFAQGNHPDYRIVLPEALAGEAPGAADDAKPADADEGGKKTRAPSKEIKIEQVRALLDFCGVGSHRGGARVVVLYPAEALNVAASNALLKTLEEPPSGVVFLLVSARIDRLLPTIISRCRQWPMTVPAPDAAAAWLAAQGVDHARALLAEAGGAPLAALALASDENRPLRDFTLGQLAAGAACDPFACGETLQKLPVPLVLGWLQRWLYDLLAQRMAGAPRYFPMQAAALARCAQAVDANAFARFMKAVTRQRMVENHPLNARLVFEELFLGYREMFA; this comes from the coding sequence ATGATCTATCCGTGGCAGACCGACGACTGGAACCGCCTGCAGCAACTGCGCGCGCAATGGCCGCATGCGCTGCTGCTGCACGGTCAGGCCGGAATCGGCAAGCTGCAGTTCGCGCAGCACCTCGCGCAGGGTTTTCTGTGCGAGGCGCCGCGGCCGAACGGCGAGCCGTGCGGCGCGTGCGCGGCGTGCACGTGGTTCGCGCAGGGGAACCATCCGGACTACCGGATCGTGCTGCCCGAGGCGCTCGCGGGTGAGGCCCCGGGCGCAGCAGACGACGCGAAGCCGGCCGATGCCGACGAAGGCGGCAAGAAAACCCGTGCTCCGAGCAAGGAAATCAAGATCGAGCAGGTGCGCGCGTTGCTCGACTTCTGCGGGGTCGGTTCGCACCGCGGCGGCGCGCGCGTCGTCGTGCTGTATCCGGCCGAGGCGCTGAACGTCGCGGCGTCGAACGCGCTGTTGAAGACGCTCGAGGAGCCGCCGTCCGGCGTCGTATTCCTGCTGGTGTCGGCGCGTATCGACCGGCTGCTGCCGACGATCATCAGCCGCTGCCGGCAATGGCCGATGACGGTGCCCGCGCCCGACGCGGCGGCGGCATGGCTCGCGGCGCAGGGCGTCGACCACGCGCGCGCGCTGCTCGCCGAAGCCGGCGGCGCGCCGCTCGCGGCGCTGGCGCTTGCGAGCGACGAGAACCGGCCGTTGCGCGATTTCACGCTCGGCCAGCTCGCGGCCGGCGCCGCGTGCGATCCGTTCGCATGCGGCGAGACGCTGCAGAAGCTGCCGGTGCCGCTCGTGCTCGGCTGGCTGCAGCGCTGGCTGTACGATCTGCTCGCGCAACGGATGGCGGGCGCGCCGCGCTACTTCCCGATGCAGGCCGCCGCGCTCGCGCGTTGCGCGCAAGCGGTGGACGCAAACGCGTTCGCGCGCTTCATGAAGGCCGTGACGCGCCAGCGGATGGTCGAGAATCATCCGCTCAATGCCCGGCTCGTATTCGAGGAACTGTTTCTCGGTTATCGAGAAATGTTCGCGTGA
- a CDS encoding TatD family hydrolase: protein MFVDSHCHINFTGLADRLPAVLENMREHDVTHALCVSVDFETLPDVLAIAQAHDNVYASVGVHPDHEDAREPTLAELIELAAHPKVVAIGETGLDYYRLEGRSIADMEWQRDRFRTHIRAATATMKPLIVHTRSSSEDTLRIMAEERADVPGGVMHCFTEPWPVAEQALAQNFHISLSGIVTFKNATDVQDVARRVPLDRLLIETDSPYLAPVPYRGKPNEPAYVSHVGRFIASERGIAVEALADATTQNFFRLFKIAR from the coding sequence ATGTTCGTCGATTCTCACTGTCACATCAATTTCACGGGTCTTGCCGACCGGCTGCCGGCCGTGCTGGAAAACATGCGCGAGCACGACGTCACGCACGCGCTGTGCGTGTCGGTCGACTTCGAGACGCTCCCCGACGTGCTCGCGATCGCGCAGGCGCACGACAACGTGTATGCGTCGGTCGGCGTGCATCCCGATCACGAGGACGCGCGCGAGCCGACGCTCGCGGAGCTGATCGAGCTCGCGGCGCACCCGAAGGTCGTCGCGATCGGCGAGACGGGCCTCGACTACTACCGCCTCGAAGGCCGCTCGATCGCCGACATGGAGTGGCAGCGCGACCGCTTCCGCACGCATATCCGCGCGGCGACGGCGACGATGAAGCCGCTGATCGTCCATACGCGGTCGTCGTCGGAAGATACGCTGCGGATCATGGCCGAGGAGCGCGCGGACGTGCCGGGCGGCGTGATGCACTGCTTCACCGAGCCATGGCCGGTCGCCGAACAGGCGCTCGCGCAGAACTTCCACATCTCGCTGTCCGGCATCGTCACGTTCAAGAACGCGACCGACGTGCAGGACGTCGCGCGGCGCGTGCCGCTTGACCGTTTGCTGATCGAGACCGACTCGCCATACCTGGCGCCGGTGCCGTATCGCGGCAAGCCGAATGAACCTGCGTACGTGAGCCATGTCGGACGCTTTATCGCATCCGAGCGCGGGATCGCCGTCGAGGCGCTCGCCGATGCGACGACACAGAACTTTTTCCGGCTGTTCAAGATCGCCCGCTGA
- the lysM gene encoding peptidoglycan-binding protein LysM, protein MGLLSFIKEAGEKLLGHADAQAAEDPNAANQTAADAIKNYINTQGLDTSNLTVAFDGASRTVTLSGSVADLDTKAKVKVAAGNVQGVAAVNDDDLQPDDPEVQYHDVKPGDTLSAIAKEVYGDANKYPVIFEANKPMLSSPDRIYPGQKLVIPPQS, encoded by the coding sequence ATGGGTCTTCTTTCGTTTATCAAAGAGGCGGGTGAAAAACTGCTGGGTCACGCTGACGCGCAAGCAGCGGAAGATCCGAATGCCGCAAACCAGACCGCGGCCGATGCGATCAAGAACTACATCAACACGCAAGGGCTCGATACGTCGAACCTGACCGTCGCATTCGACGGCGCATCGCGCACCGTCACGCTGTCGGGCAGCGTCGCCGATCTCGACACGAAGGCGAAGGTCAAGGTCGCGGCCGGCAACGTGCAGGGCGTCGCGGCCGTCAACGACGACGATCTGCAGCCGGACGATCCGGAAGTTCAGTACCACGACGTGAAGCCGGGCGACACACTGTCGGCGATCGCCAAGGAAGTGTATGGCGACGCGAACAAGTACCCGGTGATCTTCGAGGCGAACAAGCCGATGCTGTCGAGCCCGGACCGGATTTACCCGGGCCAGAAGCTGGTGATTCCGCCGCAGTCCTGA
- a CDS encoding PsiF family protein yields the protein MKIQSLVAALLLGGMLASPAFAANSQQDKMKACNTQAAGKTGDERKAFMKDCLSAKPAKKMTQQEKMKACNTQAADKKGDDRKAFMKSCLSSQPAA from the coding sequence ATGAAGATCCAATCGCTCGTAGCCGCACTGCTTCTCGGCGGCATGCTGGCTTCCCCCGCTTTCGCGGCGAACAGCCAGCAGGACAAGATGAAGGCCTGTAACACGCAGGCAGCCGGCAAGACGGGCGATGAACGCAAGGCGTTCATGAAGGACTGCCTGTCGGCCAAGCCCGCGAAGAAAATGACGCAGCAGGAAAAGATGAAGGCCTGCAACACGCAGGCTGCCGACAAGAAGGGCGACGATCGCAAGGCGTTCATGAAGAGCTGCCTGAGCAGCCAGCCGGCCGCCTGA
- a CDS encoding YSC84-related protein, whose amino-acid sequence MQKRTLVLKAAAALIVGSLALTGCTTTPDKPDNAATNASKRQAIDSSVDATLSRMYSTVKGSRELVAKSRGVLVFPEVLQAGFIVGGQTGNGALRVGGSTVGYYNTSSLSVGLQAGAQSKAIVFLFMTQQALDEFRNSDGWAAGAGASVALVKMGANGAVDSNTATAPIQVIVLTNAGLMGDVSINGTKVTKLKI is encoded by the coding sequence ATGCAAAAACGGACTCTTGTGCTCAAAGCCGCCGCTGCGCTGATCGTCGGTAGCCTCGCGCTCACCGGTTGCACCACCACCCCCGACAAGCCCGATAACGCCGCGACGAATGCGTCGAAGCGCCAGGCGATCGATTCGAGCGTCGACGCGACGCTGTCGCGGATGTATTCGACGGTCAAGGGTTCGCGCGAACTCGTCGCGAAGTCGCGCGGCGTGCTCGTATTCCCGGAAGTGCTCCAGGCGGGCTTCATCGTCGGCGGCCAGACCGGCAACGGCGCGCTGCGCGTCGGCGGCAGCACGGTCGGCTACTACAACACGTCGTCGCTGTCGGTCGGCCTGCAGGCCGGCGCGCAGTCGAAGGCGATCGTGTTCCTGTTCATGACGCAGCAGGCACTCGACGAATTCCGCAACTCGGACGGCTGGGCTGCCGGCGCCGGTGCATCGGTCGCGCTGGTGAAGATGGGCGCGAACGGCGCGGTCGACTCGAATACGGCCACCGCGCCGATCCAGGTCATCGTGCTGACCAACGCCGGCTTGATGGGCGACGTGTCGATCAACGGCACGAAGGTCACGAAGCTGAAGATCTGA